GAAGTCGATTGATCATTGCTTGGATTTCATCGGTTGAATCAGCAGTTCGGCTAGCAAGACTTCGTACTTCATCGGCAACCACTGCAAACCCACGACCTTGTTCACCTGCACGTGCCGCTTCAATGGCAGCATTTAACGCAAGTAAATTGGTTTGCTCTGAGATCCCTCGGATCACATCTAAAATGCTGCCAATTGATTGAGTATTGCTTGCCAGTGAATCAATCACTTCACTGACTTGGCTAATATCAGAGGATAATTGATTAATGGTGTTGCGAGCTTGTCCAACGACGGTTTGACCATCATGGGTTTGTTGCTCAGCTTGTTGGGTAGATTCAGCAGCTAGGGCGGCATTGCTGGCAATTTCATTGACTGTTGCACCCATTTCATTAATCGCGGTTACAACTTGCAGGGTTCTGTCACGCTGACTATGGCTGTTATCTAACGTCATTTGCGCTTGATGAGCGACAGATTCTGCCGCTTGGCGTAGCGAATTACCTGTTTCGGCGACTTCTGTTACCGAGTGGTGGATCTTACCGATAAAGCCATTAAAACCTGCTGATAACTGTGCAAGTTCATCATTACCTTCCACCGTTAAGCGGTGGCGTAAATCGCCATCACCTTCGCCTAAGTCTTTAAACATTTCTGCTAGTCTTTGGATCGGGCGAGTAATACTGCTAGCCAGGAATATGGCAATTACAATGAAAATCGCAGCAATCACACAGGTAAGAATAATGACTTGGTTACGAATATGAGCAAGTGCAGCATAGGCCTCTTTTTTCGGCAGCTCACCAATGACGTACCAATCCATGGCTGGAATATAACTAGATGCTAAGAACACTTCTTCGTTGTTATTTAGGGTTTCTACCACACTGAAACTTTGCTTGTTTAACAATTTAGATGCGATATTAGAGTCAAATAGTGTAGTGATTGAATTGTTATTTAGCATCATGTTGCTATTGCGGTGAATTTTCACTGTACCGCGACCATCAACTAAATAAACAAAACCCGTCTCTTCAATTTTGAATTGGCTAATAAAGCTTGCCATGTCATTGAGTGATTTTGATAAGCCAGCAAGGGTGTCACCGTGGGTTTGTTGGTAATTAACAAACAGTTTCACTTCGCCATTATTTTCTCTAAAAATGCTTAGTGTGCGTGCTTGGTTACTCTTAATCGCACTATAAAACCATGGGTCTTGCTGCGGTGTTAGTTGGCGTAAGAAACCATTTTGATTCCAGTAATCACCATTATTACGGTTAGCGATAGACACATCTAACAGGTGATATTGGCTTTGAATATTCTGTAATTCTTTAATCAAGCGCGTTTTATCGGTTGGTGCTTTATCGCTTAATACGCTTTCGATGACATAACTATTATTTGCCAGTTGCTCTGCCGCAGATTGGATCTGTGTAACTTCTTTTTCAACATTGTTTCGGATTTGATGCAAGATCGCTGGGAGTTCTAGATCTAAGATACGAGTGGAAATGGCATCACGAACCTTACTTTGGCTGATCACACTGACTAAAGAAGTTGAGGCCAAAACAGCAAGGGTAATTGCGAGTATCAGTTTGGTTTTGATACTTAAATGTTTGTAGTTCATAAAACGACTTATATTTATGGGTAATGATCTCACCGAAGGAGTAACGGTGATGCCATTTATCGGTGAATGTAAAATACGCACTTATGTATCTGCTTGTATGTTGCAAAACTTTAGTGATTTTGCTCACTAAAATGGATATTTAATGCAGAATTGGAATAGATACTGAGTGTGAAAGGGAACAGTTTGATGATGTTATTTATCTATTGTTGAGGGTAATGAATCGAAGTTATAAACAAGATTCTTTCTAAAATGTGAATGTTGTAAAAAAGCAGTAGTTTTTAACTTAAAGTTAAAAATGGTATGATGTTTACACAGATCTGATCTCTACTAAATGGTTTTTGCTCAGAAGGTATTTGGCAAAACAAGATTGATAAGAATCCAGAGATCACTTACTTCCAAGGATGTCTAGCCACTAGAGCTAGGCCGTAATATGAGGAATATGTCGTGCTTGAAGCCTACCGTAAACACGTCGAAGAGCGTGCTGCTGAAGGGGTTGTTGCTAAACCATTGGATGCTGAACAAGTTGCCGCTCTTGTTGAGTTATTAAAGAACCCGCCAGCAGGCGAAGAAAGTGTTCTACTAGATTTACTAGAAAATCGTATTCCCCCAGGTGTTGATGAAGCCGCTTATGTAAAAGCTGGTTTCCTTGCTGCTGTTACTAAAGGTGAAGCGCAATCGCCAATCGTTAGTAAAGAAAAAGCGGCTGAGCTACTTGGTACAATGCAAGGTGGCTACAACATCGAACCATTAATTGCATTGCTTGATGATGGATCACTTGCGCCTATTGCTGTTAAAGCACTCTCTCATACGCTACTGATGTTTGATGCGTTCTACGATGTAGAAGAAAAAGCAAAAGCTGGAAATGCTTTTGCTCAACAAGTTCTACAATCATGGGCTGATGCTGAGTGGTTCTTATCAAAACCAGCACTGGCTGAAAAAATCACGCTAACTGTCTTTAAAGTGACAGGTGAAACCAATACCGATGACTTATCACCTGCACCTGATGCATGGTCTCGCCCTGATATTCCATTACACGCACTTGCGATGCTGAAGAATGAGCGTGATGGCATCGTGCCGGATCAAGCGGGCTCTGTAGGTCCTATTAAACAAATCGAAGCGTTAAAAGAAAAAGGTCATCAATTAGTGTACGTGGGTGATGTTGTGGGTACGGGGTCATCTCGTAAGTCTGCAACGAACTCAGTACTTTGGTTTATGGGTGATGATATCCCTTATGTACCGAACAAGCGTGCGGGTGGTTATGTACTAGGTGGTAAGATCGCACCTATCTTCTTCAATACCATGGAAGATGCTGGCGCACTACCAATTGAGGTGGATGTAACGAAACTGGCAATGGGTGATGTGATTGATGTGTACCCATTTAAAGGCGAAGTACGTCGTCACGATAGCGATGAGCTTGTATCTACCTTTGAGCTAAAAACCGATGTGCTGATTGATGAAGTACGTGCAGGTGGTCGTATTCCATTGATCATCGGCCGTGGTTTGACTGATCGTGCGCGTCAATCATTAGGTTTACCTTCATCTGAAATCTTCCGTCGCCCAGTGGCAGTAGAAGATAGCGGTAAAGGTTACACACTTGCTCAGAAGATGGTAGGTAAAGCGTGTGGTGTTGAAGGTGTTCGTCCGGGCACTTACTGTGAGCCTAAAATGACAACGGTTGGCTCGCAAGATACTACTAGCCCTATGACTCGTGATGAACTAAAAGACTTAGCGTGTCTTGGTTTCTCAGCGGAACTTACGATGCAGTCGTTCTGTCACACATCGGCTTATCCAAAACCGATTGATGTTAACACTCACCATACATTGCCAGATTTCATCATGAACCGTGGTGGTGTCTCACTTCGCCCTGGTGATGGTGTTATTCACTCATGGCTAAACCGTATGCTACTGCCTGATACAGTCGGTACAGGTGGTGACTCACATACCCGTTTCCCATTAGGTATTTCATTCCCTGCAGGTTCTGGACTTGTCGCTTTTGCTGCGGCAACAGGTGTTATGCCATTAGATATGCCTGAATCTATTCTGGTTCGCTTTAAAGGTGAGATGCAAGAAGGTATTACGCTACGTGATCTGGTTCATGCGATCCCATACTTTGCTATTCAGCAAGGTCTACTGAC
The sequence above is a segment of the Photobacterium leiognathi genome. Coding sequences within it:
- a CDS encoding methyl-accepting chemotaxis protein encodes the protein MNYKHLSIKTKLILAITLAVLASTSLVSVISQSKVRDAISTRILDLELPAILHQIRNNVEKEVTQIQSAAEQLANNSYVIESVLSDKAPTDKTRLIKELQNIQSQYHLLDVSIANRNNGDYWNQNGFLRQLTPQQDPWFYSAIKSNQARTLSIFRENNGEVKLFVNYQQTHGDTLAGLSKSLNDMASFISQFKIEETGFVYLVDGRGTVKIHRNSNMMLNNNSITTLFDSNIASKLLNKQSFSVVETLNNNEEVFLASSYIPAMDWYVIGELPKKEAYAALAHIRNQVIILTCVIAAIFIVIAIFLASSITRPIQRLAEMFKDLGEGDGDLRHRLTVEGNDELAQLSAGFNGFIGKIHHSVTEVAETGNSLRQAAESVAHQAQMTLDNSHSQRDRTLQVVTAINEMGATVNEIASNAALAAESTQQAEQQTHDGQTVVGQARNTINQLSSDISQVSEVIDSLASNTQSIGSILDVIRGISEQTNLLALNAAIEAARAGEQGRGFAVVADEVRSLASRTADSTDEIQAMINRLQQEASNAVTAMEQSRQLSEDGVSASDQASTALVAISERISLIADMNTQVATATEEQSTVVQDINCNIEEINETTQMTADTAAQLADSSQALRQLSQRLDHMVSTFKL
- the acnB gene encoding bifunctional aconitate hydratase 2/2-methylisocitrate dehydratase, with protein sequence MLEAYRKHVEERAAEGVVAKPLDAEQVAALVELLKNPPAGEESVLLDLLENRIPPGVDEAAYVKAGFLAAVTKGEAQSPIVSKEKAAELLGTMQGGYNIEPLIALLDDGSLAPIAVKALSHTLLMFDAFYDVEEKAKAGNAFAQQVLQSWADAEWFLSKPALAEKITLTVFKVTGETNTDDLSPAPDAWSRPDIPLHALAMLKNERDGIVPDQAGSVGPIKQIEALKEKGHQLVYVGDVVGTGSSRKSATNSVLWFMGDDIPYVPNKRAGGYVLGGKIAPIFFNTMEDAGALPIEVDVTKLAMGDVIDVYPFKGEVRRHDSDELVSTFELKTDVLIDEVRAGGRIPLIIGRGLTDRARQSLGLPSSEIFRRPVAVEDSGKGYTLAQKMVGKACGVEGVRPGTYCEPKMTTVGSQDTTSPMTRDELKDLACLGFSAELTMQSFCHTSAYPKPIDVNTHHTLPDFIMNRGGVSLRPGDGVIHSWLNRMLLPDTVGTGGDSHTRFPLGISFPAGSGLVAFAAATGVMPLDMPESILVRFKGEMQEGITLRDLVHAIPYFAIQQGLLTVEKAGKINEFSGRVLEIEGVEHLTVEQAFELSDASAERSAAGCTVKLSEESIAEYLNSNIVMLKWMISEGYGDRRTIERRITAMEEWLANPELMTADSDAEYAHVIEIDLAEIDQPILCAPNDPDDARLLSDVQGTQIDEVFIGSCMTNIGHFRAAGKLLEKFGGQLDTRLWVAPPTKMDKDQLTEEGYYGIFGRAGVRIETPGCSLCMGNQARVADKATVMSTSTRNFPNRLGTGANVYLSSAELAAVGAILGRIPTKEEYLEYAKQIDATAADTYRYLNFHRMEDYIKKADEVIIQQPA